A section of the Chryseobacterium ginsenosidimutans genome encodes:
- the rpsC gene encoding 30S ribosomal protein S3, with translation MGQKTNPIGNRLGIIRGWDSNWFGGNDYGDRIAEDYKIRRYLEARLSKGGISRIYIERTLKLVTVTITTARPGLIIGKGGQEVDKLKEELKKLTKKDIQINIFEIKRPELDAVLVADSIAKQIENRISYRRAVKMAIAGTMRMGAEGIKVQISGRLNGAEMARSESFKDGRIPLSTFRADIDYHIGEALTQYGKLGVKVWIMKGEVYGKRDLMPLVGQQKKGGPSGDRRDNRGGGDRRDNRGPRKNNNNNNNN, from the coding sequence ATGGGACAGAAGACAAATCCAATTGGTAATAGATTAGGTATCATCAGAGGATGGGATTCTAACTGGTTTGGTGGAAACGATTATGGAGACAGAATCGCTGAAGACTACAAAATCAGAAGATACCTTGAAGCTAGATTATCTAAAGGTGGAATTTCAAGAATTTATATTGAAAGAACATTAAAGTTAGTTACAGTTACAATCACTACTGCTAGACCGGGACTTATCATCGGTAAAGGAGGTCAGGAAGTTGATAAATTGAAAGAAGAATTGAAGAAACTTACTAAAAAGGATATTCAAATCAATATTTTCGAAATCAAAAGACCTGAGCTTGATGCAGTATTAGTTGCTGACAGTATTGCTAAGCAAATCGAAAACAGAATCTCTTACAGAAGAGCTGTTAAGATGGCTATCGCTGGTACAATGAGAATGGGTGCAGAAGGTATCAAAGTTCAAATCTCTGGTAGATTAAACGGTGCTGAAATGGCAAGATCAGAATCTTTCAAAGACGGAAGAATCCCTTTGTCTACTTTCAGAGCAGATATCGATTATCACATTGGTGAGGCATTAACTCAGTACGGAAAGCTAGGTGTTAAAGTTTGGATTATGAAAGGTGAAGTTTACGGTAAACGTGATCTTATGCCATTAGTAGGACAACAGAAAAAAGGAGGTCCTTCTGGAGATAGAAGAGATAACAGAGGAGGAGGAGACAGAAGAGACAATAGAGGACCTAGAAAGAACAATAATAATAACAATAATAATTAA
- the rplX gene encoding 50S ribosomal protein L24, giving the protein MSKLKIKRGDNVIITTGKKDIKGKTGEVIEVIKKEGKDPRVIVAGLNIVKKHVKPSASNPQGGITEKEASIHISNVALVGKDGKAIKIGYKIEGDKKVRIDKKTGETL; this is encoded by the coding sequence ATGTCAAAGTTAAAAATAAAAAGAGGAGATAACGTAATCATTACTACTGGTAAGAAAGATATCAAAGGTAAAACTGGTGAAGTTATTGAAGTGATCAAAAAAGAAGGAAAAGACCCTAGAGTAATCGTTGCAGGACTTAACATCGTTAAAAAACACGTTAAGCCTTCAGCTTCAAATCCTCAAGGAGGAATTACAGAAAAGGAAGCTTCTATTCATATCTCTAATGTAGCTTTAGTTGGTAAAGACGGTAAAGCGATCAAAATCGGTTACAAAATCGAAGGAGATAAGAAAGTAAGAATCGACAAAAAAACGGGTGAAACTTTATAA
- the rplB gene encoding 50S ribosomal protein L2, translating into MSVRKLKPITPGQRFRVVNNFEEITTNKPEKSLTVGISKSGGRNQTGKMTMRYTGGGHKKKYRIIDFKRNKANVEATVKSVEYDPNRTAFIALLEYADGEKRYIIAPNGIKVDQKVVSGESVEPNVGNAMKLKNIPLGTVISCVEMKPGQGAILARSAGSSAQLTSRDGKYAIIKLPSGESRMILTECMAMIGSVSNSDHQLTVSGKAGRSRWLGRRPRTRPVVMNPVDHPMGGGEGRSSGGHPRSRNGMPAKGYKTRKKNKASNRHIISKRK; encoded by the coding sequence ATGTCTGTTAGAAAATTAAAACCTATCACCCCAGGACAGAGATTCAGAGTTGTAAACAATTTTGAGGAAATTACTACCAACAAACCAGAGAAATCTCTAACAGTTGGTATTAGTAAGTCAGGTGGACGTAACCAAACTGGTAAAATGACCATGCGTTACACCGGAGGTGGACACAAAAAGAAATACAGAATTATTGACTTCAAAAGAAACAAAGCAAACGTTGAAGCCACTGTAAAATCTGTAGAATACGATCCAAACAGAACTGCATTTATCGCTTTATTAGAATACGCAGACGGAGAGAAGAGATATATCATTGCTCCAAACGGTATCAAAGTAGATCAAAAAGTAGTTTCAGGTGAAAGCGTAGAACCTAATGTAGGTAACGCAATGAAATTGAAAAACATTCCATTGGGTACTGTTATCTCTTGTGTTGAAATGAAACCTGGACAAGGTGCTATTTTAGCAAGAAGTGCTGGTTCTTCAGCTCAATTAACTTCAAGAGACGGAAAATACGCAATCATCAAATTGCCTTCAGGAGAATCTAGAATGATCCTTACTGAATGTATGGCAATGATCGGTTCAGTTTCTAACTCAGATCACCAATTAACTGTATCAGGTAAGGCTGGTAGAAGCAGATGGTTAGGTAGAAGACCAAGAACAAGACCAGTAGTAATGAACCCTGTAGATCACCCAATGGGAGGTGGTGAAGGACGTTCTTCTGGAGGTCACCCAAGATCTAGAAACGGTATGCCTGCTAAAGGTTACAAAACTAGAAAGAAAAATAAAGCGTCTAACCGTCATATCATATCTAAACGTAAATAA
- the rplC gene encoding 50S ribosomal protein L3, protein MSGIIGKKIGMTSLFDENGKNMPCTVIQAGPCSVLQVRTIEKDGYKAVQLGFDDKSEKNVGKALVGHFKKAGSAPKAKLVEFYREFVDQVTVGEDVTVKLFAEGEFVDVTGTSKGKGFQGVVKRHGFGGVMQATHGQHNRLRAPGSIGAGSDPSRVFKGMRMAGRMGGKQVTVQNLQVLKVDQEQNLLVVKGAVPGAKNSYVIIRKWN, encoded by the coding sequence ATGTCAGGTATTATTGGAAAAAAAATTGGGATGACTTCTCTGTTTGACGAAAACGGCAAAAATATGCCGTGTACCGTTATCCAGGCAGGTCCTTGCTCAGTTTTACAGGTCAGAACCATTGAAAAGGACGGCTATAAAGCAGTTCAGTTAGGTTTCGATGACAAGAGTGAAAAGAACGTAGGTAAAGCGTTAGTTGGCCATTTTAAAAAGGCTGGTTCAGCTCCTAAAGCTAAGTTGGTAGAATTCTACAGAGAATTCGTAGACCAAGTAACAGTAGGAGAAGATGTAACTGTGAAACTATTCGCTGAAGGCGAATTTGTTGACGTAACAGGTACTTCAAAAGGTAAAGGCTTCCAAGGTGTTGTTAAAAGACACGGATTTGGAGGGGTAATGCAAGCTACTCACGGTCAGCACAACAGATTAAGAGCTCCAGGTTCTATCGGTGCGGGATCGGATCCTTCGAGAGTATTCAAAGGGATGAGAATGGCAGGTAGAATGGGAGGTAAGCAGGTAACTGTACAAAACCTTCAAGTATTAAAAGTGGATCAAGAACAAAATCTTTTAGTAGTAAAAGGTGCTGTTCCGGGAGCTAAAAATTCTTATGTAATTATCAGAAAATGGAACTAG
- the rpsQ gene encoding 30S ribosomal protein S17, protein MMERNLRKERIGIVSSNKMEKTIVVSETTRVKHPMYGKFVLKTKKYTAHDENNECTEGDTVLIQETRPMSKSKRWRLVRIIEKAK, encoded by the coding sequence ATTATGGAAAGAAACTTAAGAAAAGAAAGAATCGGAATAGTTTCCAGCAATAAAATGGAAAAGACCATTGTTGTAAGTGAGACGACGAGAGTAAAACACCCGATGTACGGTAAATTCGTATTAAAAACGAAAAAATATACTGCACACGACGAGAACAACGAATGCACAGAAGGAGATACAGTTCTTATCCAAGAAACTAGACCTATGAGCAAGAGCAAGAGATGGAGATTAGTAAGAATCATTGAAAAAGCTAAGTAA
- the rpsS gene encoding 30S ribosomal protein S19 yields MARSLKKGPFIHHTLDKKVQANIEANKKTVIKTWSRASMISPDFVGQTIAVHNGKSFIPVYVTENMVGHKLGEFSPTRSFRGHGGNKNKGSR; encoded by the coding sequence ATGGCAAGATCACTTAAAAAAGGACCATTCATTCATCATACTTTAGATAAGAAGGTTCAGGCAAATATAGAAGCTAATAAGAAAACTGTTATCAAAACTTGGTCTAGAGCATCAATGATCTCTCCGGACTTCGTAGGACAAACTATTGCAGTACACAACGGGAAATCTTTTATTCCTGTTTACGTTACAGAAAACATGGTAGGTCACAAGCTAGGCGAATTTTCTCCAACAAGATCTTTCAGAGGTCATGGTGGTAACAAAAACAAAGGAAGCAGATAA
- the rplW gene encoding 50S ribosomal protein L23, with the protein MSVIIKPVISEKANYLTDLRGSYSFLVNPKANKIQIKKAVEAAYGVKVADVNTMIYAPKVSSKYTKKGLQVGKTNKLKKAVIKLVEGDVIDIFAVN; encoded by the coding sequence ATGTCAGTTATTATTAAACCAGTTATCTCAGAAAAGGCTAATTACCTTACAGATTTAAGAGGTTCTTATTCTTTCTTAGTAAACCCTAAGGCGAATAAAATCCAGATTAAAAAGGCTGTGGAAGCGGCTTACGGTGTAAAAGTAGCAGACGTTAATACAATGATTTATGCTCCGAAGGTTTCTTCGAAATACACTAAAAAAGGTCTTCAAGTAGGAAAGACAAACAAATTGAAAAAAGCGGTAATTAAACTTGTTGAAGGTGATGTTATCGATATTTTTGCTGTAAATTAA
- the rplD gene encoding 50S ribosomal protein L4, whose protein sequence is MELVVLNTSGKETGKKVTLDETVFGIEPNKHAVYLEVKQYLAAQRQGTHKSKERSEITASTKKLKKQKGSGSARYGDIKSPTFRGGGRVFGPKPRDYRFKLNKALKRLAKKSVLSQKMRDNSIKIVEGLSIAAPKTKDFITILNALALNDKKSLFILPDTNKNVYLSSRNLPKTKVMKFNEISSYDLINAGEIVFLEGAVEKFQENLKK, encoded by the coding sequence ATGGAACTAGTAGTATTAAATACATCAGGAAAAGAAACCGGAAAAAAAGTAACTCTAGACGAAACAGTATTCGGAATTGAGCCAAATAAGCACGCGGTTTACTTAGAAGTTAAACAGTACCTTGCTGCACAGAGACAAGGAACTCATAAATCAAAAGAAAGAAGCGAAATTACTGCTTCTACTAAAAAACTTAAGAAGCAAAAAGGATCTGGATCTGCTAGATACGGTGATATTAAATCTCCTACATTTAGAGGTGGAGGTAGAGTATTCGGACCTAAGCCAAGAGACTACAGATTCAAATTGAACAAAGCTCTTAAGAGATTAGCTAAAAAATCTGTTCTTTCTCAGAAAATGAGAGACAACAGTATCAAAATTGTAGAGGGATTGAGCATTGCTGCTCCTAAAACTAAAGATTTTATCACTATCCTTAATGCATTGGCATTGAACGATAAGAAATCTTTATTTATTCTTCCTGATACAAACAAGAATGTGTATTTATCTTCAAGAAACTTACCTAAGACTAAAGTAATGAAATTCAACGAAATTTCTTCTTATGACTTAATCAATGCAGGTGAGATCGTTTTCTTAGAAGGTGCAGTTGAAAAATTCCAGGAAAATTTAAAGAAATAA
- the rplP gene encoding 50S ribosomal protein L16, with protein sequence MLQPKRTKFRRVHKMKMKGSAQRGSQLAYGTFGIKATEGAWITARQIEAARIAATRYMKREGQLWIKIFPDKPITKKPAEVRMGKGKGAVEYWVAVVKPGKIMFEVGGVPYDIAKEALRLAAQKLPIVTKFIVANDFVKPL encoded by the coding sequence ATGTTACAACCAAAAAGAACCAAGTTCCGTAGAGTTCATAAGATGAAGATGAAGGGGAGTGCCCAAAGAGGTAGTCAACTTGCTTATGGAACTTTCGGAATCAAGGCGACAGAAGGTGCTTGGATCACTGCAAGACAAATTGAAGCTGCTCGTATTGCTGCGACAAGATATATGAAGAGAGAAGGTCAACTATGGATCAAAATCTTCCCGGATAAGCCAATTACTAAAAAACCAGCGGAAGTACGTATGGGTAAAGGTAAAGGTGCCGTGGAATATTGGGTAGCTGTAGTAAAACCTGGTAAAATTATGTTCGAAGTTGGAGGTGTACCTTACGATATCGCTAAGGAAGCTCTTAGACTTGCTGCACAAAAATTACCAATCGTTACCAAATTTATAGTTGCTAACGATTTTGTTAAACCTCTTTAA
- the rplE gene encoding 50S ribosomal protein L5: MEYIARPKKAYKETIVPAMMEEFGYKSVMQVPKLEKIILSQGLGDATADKKIIDYAVEELTNITGQKAVGTISKKDEAAFKLRKGMPVGARVTLRANKMYEFLDRLTASALPRIRDFSGIKADGFDGRGNYNLGITEQIIFPEIAIDKVKKIQGMDITFVTSAKTDKEAKALLTHFGLPFKKN, encoded by the coding sequence ATGGAATATATAGCAAGACCCAAAAAAGCATATAAAGAAACGATTGTTCCTGCAATGATGGAAGAATTCGGGTACAAGTCAGTAATGCAAGTACCTAAATTAGAAAAAATCATCCTTTCTCAAGGGTTAGGTGATGCTACTGCAGATAAAAAAATCATCGATTATGCTGTTGAAGAATTAACGAATATCACTGGTCAAAAGGCTGTAGGTACTATCTCTAAGAAAGACGAAGCTGCTTTCAAATTGAGAAAAGGTATGCCTGTAGGGGCTAGAGTTACTCTAAGAGCAAACAAAATGTATGAATTCTTAGATAGACTTACTGCTTCCGCTTTACCACGTATTAGAGATTTTTCTGGTATTAAGGCTGATGGTTTCGATGGTAGAGGTAATTATAACTTAGGTATTACTGAGCAAATTATCTTCCCTGAGATCGCAATCGACAAAGTGAAAAAAATCCAAGGGATGGACATCACTTTTGTAACATCTGCGAAAACAGATAAAGAAGCTAAAGCATTATTAACTCACTTCGGTTTACCATTCAAAAAGAACTAA
- the rplN gene encoding 50S ribosomal protein L14, which produces MLQTESRLKVADNTGAKEVLVIRVLGGTRRRYASVGDKIVVTIKDSTPSGNAKKGQVSKAVVVRTKKAVRRKDGSYIKFEDNACVLLNAGGEMRGTRVFGPVARELRDKEYMKIISLAPEVL; this is translated from the coding sequence ATGTTACAAACAGAATCAAGATTAAAAGTTGCTGATAACACAGGTGCTAAAGAGGTATTGGTTATCAGAGTTCTGGGAGGTACCAGAAGAAGATATGCTTCAGTTGGTGATAAAATCGTAGTTACTATTAAAGATTCTACACCATCTGGAAACGCAAAGAAAGGTCAAGTATCTAAAGCGGTTGTAGTAAGAACAAAAAAAGCAGTTAGAAGAAAAGATGGTTCATACATCAAATTCGAAGACAATGCTTGTGTTTTACTAAACGCTGGTGGAGAAATGAGAGGAACACGTGTTTTCGGACCTGTGGCTCGTGAGTTGAGAGACAAAGAATATATGAAAATCATTTCATTGGCTCCTGAAGTACTTTAA
- the rplV gene encoding 50S ribosomal protein L22, which yields MGSRKRESALARKLTNQDVVKALHNDCPSSPRKMRLVADIIRGVEVDKALYILKYSKKDASNKLEKVLLSAMANWQTKNEGADIEEANLIVKEIFVDSARQLKRLRPAPQGRGYRIRKRSNHITLILGTKEN from the coding sequence ATGGGATCAAGAAAAAGAGAAAGTGCATTAGCACGTAAATTAACAAATCAAGATGTAGTAAAAGCATTACATAATGATTGCCCGTCTTCTCCAAGAAAAATGAGATTAGTAGCTGATATCATCAGAGGAGTAGAAGTAGACAAAGCTTTATACATTCTAAAATATTCTAAGAAAGACGCATCTAACAAGTTAGAGAAAGTCTTACTTTCAGCAATGGCCAACTGGCAAACAAAAAACGAAGGTGCTGATATTGAAGAGGCAAACCTTATCGTTAAAGAAATTTTTGTAGACAGTGCAAGACAATTGAAGAGACTGAGACCAGCTCCGCAAGGTAGAGGGTACAGAATCAGAAAAAGATCAAACCACATTACGCTAATCTTAGGTACAAAAGAAAATTAA
- a CDS encoding DeoR/GlpR family DNA-binding transcription regulator — protein MEKLLPRHTDILKELDEKDHVLVQDLCEKFNVSSVTIRKDLNYLESLGLLFRNHGGASKHVRYAYEKNVDEKESINVEAKQNIARAALSLIQENDCIILASGTTMHYLARMLVNFGPLTVLTSSLRVAIELCNNPNINIIQLGGEVRKSSRSIVGSISETILKQFSCNKLFLGVDGIDMDFGISTSNAAEAHLNQLMIDCSEKVVILADSSKLNVKGFGKIASLDKIDYLITDNGILEEDKNNLEEIGVSVIIK, from the coding sequence ATGGAAAAATTACTGCCGAGACATACTGATATTTTGAAAGAATTGGATGAAAAGGATCATGTGCTTGTTCAGGATTTGTGTGAGAAATTTAATGTTTCGTCTGTTACGATTCGAAAGGACTTGAATTATCTCGAAAGTTTAGGGTTGCTTTTCCGAAATCATGGTGGTGCGAGTAAGCATGTCAGATATGCATATGAAAAGAATGTGGACGAAAAGGAAAGTATCAACGTAGAAGCAAAGCAAAATATTGCAAGAGCTGCATTGTCTTTGATTCAGGAAAACGACTGTATTATTCTGGCTTCCGGAACGACGATGCATTATCTGGCGAGAATGCTGGTGAATTTCGGCCCGCTCACAGTTCTGACTTCCTCTTTACGTGTTGCTATTGAGCTTTGTAATAATCCTAATATTAATATTATACAATTGGGCGGAGAGGTAAGAAAAAGCTCAAGGTCTATTGTAGGTTCCATTTCTGAAACGATTCTGAAACAATTTTCGTGTAATAAATTATTTCTTGGAGTTGACGGAATCGATATGGATTTCGGTATCAGTACTTCCAATGCTGCAGAAGCTCATTTGAATCAATTAATGATCGATTGTTCTGAGAAAGTTGTTATTCTTGCAGATTCTTCGAAACTTAACGTAAAAGGTTTCGGCAAAATCGCTTCTCTGGATAAAATAGACTATCTGATCACGGATAACGGTATTTTGGAAGAAGATAAAAATAATCTCGAAGAAATTGGAGTGAGTGTTATTATTAAATAA
- the rpmC gene encoding 50S ribosomal protein L29: MKKADIKNLSAEEVQAQLAEAKVQFSKMKLAHKISPLENPIQIKDLRRTIARLNTELTNKQQ; this comes from the coding sequence ATGAAAAAAGCTGATATTAAAAATTTAAGCGCAGAGGAAGTTCAGGCTCAATTAGCTGAGGCAAAAGTTCAATTCTCAAAAATGAAATTGGCTCACAAAATCAGCCCGCTTGAAAACCCTATCCAAATCAAAGATTTGAGAAGAACGATCGCAAGACTAAATACTGAGTTAACTAACAAACAACAATAA